In a single window of the Methanolobus psychrophilus R15 genome:
- a CDS encoding prenyltransferase produces the protein MIIYSVYTLDRAMDSEEDAVNRAELRGASKKFTLFICLVCFVAGAFILASGGLLTIAFLPLVTGYLYTKGLVIGNLKIKLKGGMGIKNTVVGLTWGAFIAGIAGHSAQSSIAILIVFLFFGMKLFVNSTIYDFKDIKGDSLAGISTLPVSLGERRTRTLIFCMHITSHFILLFYLLKGTIGFEPIILFYSLIAGIVSILTFARSVDTESGKRRAKRLFVVDGESGSIVGLRAISGLIA, from the coding sequence TTGATAATATATTCTGTTTACACCCTGGACAGGGCAATGGACTCCGAAGAAGACGCTGTCAACAGGGCAGAATTAAGAGGGGCTTCTAAAAAATTCACTCTTTTTATTTGCCTGGTATGTTTTGTTGCAGGAGCGTTCATTCTTGCTAGCGGCGGATTACTGACAATTGCATTCCTTCCTCTTGTGACAGGTTACCTGTATACAAAAGGCCTTGTTATCGGCAACTTGAAGATCAAGCTCAAAGGAGGCATGGGAATAAAGAACACAGTAGTAGGACTTACCTGGGGAGCATTCATTGCAGGTATCGCAGGTCATAGCGCACAAAGTTCTATAGCTATCCTGATAGTATTTCTTTTCTTTGGAATGAAGCTGTTCGTCAATTCCACAATCTACGACTTCAAAGATATAAAGGGAGACTCTCTGGCAGGCATCAGCACACTTCCTGTAAGCCTTGGAGAAAGGAGGACCAGGACGCTTATCTTTTGCATGCATATCACATCGCACTTTATATTGTTATTCTACCTGCTTAAAGGAACAATAGGTTTTGAGCCAATCATCCTGTTCTACAGCTTGATTGCAGGCATAGTGAGCATCCTCACCTTCGCTCGATCAGTAGATACAGAGAGCGGTAAAAGAAGAGCAAAGCGTCTTTTTGTAGTGGACGGGGAATCAGGATCGATAGTGGGTCTCAGAGCTATCAGCGGCCTGATAGCGTGA
- the purH gene encoding phosphoribosylaminoimidazolecarboxamide formyltransferase: MLRDSGVSVTDVSEVTGFPEMMGGRVKTLHPMIHGGILCVRDDHDHMSEAEKVSVELIDLVAVNLYPFEVTVSKEGVLLDEAIENIDIGGPAMLRSAAKNYRSVTVVCNPEDYGHVLKELRSSGMVSQKSREHLAVKAFRHTADYDATIDTYLSKELLGEEVLHMSFNDGVTLRYGENWHQDAKFYKEVGVSGPSLANARQLHGKDLSYNNYIDADNALQTVKELGHSKPAVAIVKHNNPCGLATGDTLLQALQAAWDGDPISAFGSIICTNTIFDLKAAEFLNGKFVEIILAPGFEHEALEYLKKKSANLRLLELPSFNEAFAVDHTYKYIVGGMLKQARDIGIYEKWDCVTQAPFPEDLRSLSEFSMHACKCVKSNAVTLAYEYAEGCYMMLSMGAGQPNRVDSIRKLAVTKARENLAVIYERDKPGIPFEEYSRKVLSKCVMASDAFFPFDDSIVHAAESGIMYVLSPGGSIRDNEVIATADRFGVSLVFTGMRHFLH, encoded by the coding sequence ATGCTGCGTGATTCAGGTGTAAGTGTTACTGATGTTTCAGAGGTGACCGGTTTTCCTGAGATGATGGGAGGCAGGGTAAAGACTCTTCATCCTATGATACATGGCGGTATCCTGTGTGTGCGTGACGACCACGATCACATGAGCGAAGCCGAGAAAGTGAGTGTGGAACTCATTGATCTGGTTGCGGTGAATCTTTACCCATTTGAGGTTACTGTTTCAAAAGAAGGTGTCCTGCTCGATGAAGCTATTGAGAACATAGACATCGGAGGACCTGCAATGTTGCGTTCGGCAGCCAAGAACTATCGTTCTGTAACTGTTGTATGTAATCCGGAAGATTATGGTCATGTTCTCAAGGAACTGCGTTCCAGTGGGATGGTTTCCCAGAAGTCCCGTGAACATCTGGCAGTAAAGGCTTTCAGGCACACTGCGGATTATGATGCAACCATAGATACCTACCTTAGCAAGGAACTGCTTGGCGAGGAAGTCCTGCACATGAGCTTTAACGACGGTGTGACTCTCAGATATGGTGAGAACTGGCATCAGGATGCGAAGTTCTATAAAGAAGTGGGAGTGTCCGGACCTTCTCTTGCAAACGCAAGGCAGCTACATGGCAAAGATCTGTCCTATAACAATTATATTGATGCTGACAATGCCCTACAGACAGTGAAGGAACTGGGTCACAGCAAGCCGGCTGTTGCCATAGTCAAGCACAATAACCCTTGTGGGCTTGCCACAGGTGACACTCTCCTCCAGGCTCTCCAGGCTGCGTGGGATGGCGACCCGATATCCGCTTTTGGCAGTATTATCTGTACCAATACTATATTTGACCTTAAAGCCGCTGAGTTCCTCAACGGCAAATTTGTCGAGATCATCCTTGCTCCCGGTTTTGAGCATGAAGCCCTTGAATATCTGAAAAAGAAAAGCGCAAATCTCAGGCTGCTTGAACTTCCCTCGTTCAACGAAGCGTTTGCTGTTGACCATACTTATAAATATATCGTTGGTGGCATGCTGAAGCAAGCACGTGACATAGGGATATACGAGAAATGGGATTGTGTAACGCAGGCCCCCTTCCCGGAAGACCTGCGTTCCCTCTCGGAATTCAGCATGCATGCATGCAAATGCGTGAAATCCAATGCAGTTACTCTGGCTTATGAATATGCAGAAGGCTGTTACATGATGCTTTCTATGGGTGCCGGACAGCCCAACAGGGTTGACTCTATAAGAAAACTGGCAGTTACCAAAGCCAGGGAAAATCTTGCGGTGATCTATGAGCGTGACAAACCGGGAATTCCCTTTGAAGAATACTCCCGGAAGGTGCTCTCGAAATGTGTGATGGCTTCGGATGCTTTCTTCCCATTTGACGACAGCATAGTGCATGCCGCTGAGAGCGGCATAATGTATGTCCTGTCACCGGGCGGTTCCATCCGGGATAATGAAGTTATCGCAACTGCTGACAGGTTTGGTGTATCCTTGGTGTTCACCGGGATGAGACACTTCCTGCATTGA
- a CDS encoding transcriptional regulator, XRE family — protein sequence MKEEESHGIVRQRLAEKMAGEITLSEKPGEALKKWRLNFEIAQTDLSGYLGVSPSVISDYESGRRKSPGTLIVSRIVEALLEIEAQRGGQKIHAYEGMLFTEKTSKAIYATYEYTFPIQVAKLASLIEADIVHKGIEKPLYGFTVVDSKKAILELSSHEFQKLYGWSTERAMVFTKVTTGKSPMVAIRVTNLKPGAVVMHGLRGSEVHMMAKKMAEIDRIPLLATTMDIDEMVAALKKYSEYHVME from the coding sequence ATGAAGGAAGAAGAATCGCACGGAATAGTCCGCCAGCGTCTGGCAGAAAAGATGGCAGGCGAGATTACCTTGTCCGAAAAACCTGGTGAGGCATTAAAAAAATGGCGGTTAAACTTCGAGATTGCCCAAACAGACCTGTCTGGCTATCTGGGAGTGTCACCTTCGGTCATCAGCGACTATGAGAGTGGCAGGAGAAAGTCCCCCGGCACCCTTATAGTTAGCAGGATAGTCGAGGCTCTGCTTGAGATAGAAGCCCAGCGGGGAGGACAAAAGATTCATGCTTATGAAGGGATGCTTTTTACCGAGAAGACATCAAAGGCCATCTATGCCACTTACGAGTACACTTTTCCAATTCAGGTGGCAAAGCTTGCAAGTCTTATAGAAGCCGATATAGTACACAAGGGCATTGAGAAACCATTGTATGGATTTACTGTCGTTGACAGCAAAAAAGCCATCCTGGAACTTTCCTCCCATGAGTTCCAGAAACTCTATGGATGGAGCACGGAACGTGCAATGGTATTTACCAAGGTGACCACCGGTAAATCGCCGATGGTAGCGATCAGGGTTACCAATCTCAAACCCGGGGCTGTGGTCATGCACGGCCTGCGCGGGAGCGAGGTACACATGATGGCAAAGAAAATGGCCGAGATAGACAGGATTCCCCTTCTTGCAACGACAATGGATATTGACGAAATGGTAGCTGCACTGAAGAAATACAGTGAGTACCATGTTATGGAATAA
- a CDS encoding acetyl-CoA acetyltransferase: protein MREVAIIGVKNTLFGEQWDRSFRDLVVEAGVGAVEDAGVAGEKIDSMFVGNMSGGQFVEQEHIGALIADYSGLAKNLHVPSTRVEAACASGGLALRQAICAVASGMDDIVIAAGVEKMTDVPASKASSALAAAADREWEGIMGATFPGLYAMIARLHMHRYGTTSEQLAEVAVKNHFNGQFNPIAQYRNTITVDAVLNSIMVADPLRIFDCSPITDGASAVILAPADIAHEYTDTPIYVKGTGQASDTIALHDRRDITTLEASVVAGRRAYEMAGLGPKDIDLVEVHDCFTIAEICAIEDLGFAKKGEGGKVTQQGETAIGARIPVNTSGGLKACGHPVGATGIKQAVEIVQQLRGEAGKRQVDGAEIGMTHNVGGSGATAVVHIFSRNR from the coding sequence ATGAGAGAAGTAGCGATCATTGGTGTGAAGAACACACTATTTGGCGAACAGTGGGACCGTTCTTTCAGGGACCTTGTTGTAGAGGCTGGTGTCGGTGCGGTTGAGGATGCAGGCGTGGCAGGCGAGAAGATAGATTCCATGTTCGTCGGGAACATGAGCGGCGGACAGTTCGTCGAGCAGGAGCACATCGGAGCACTCATAGCTGATTATTCCGGTCTTGCAAAGAACCTGCATGTGCCTTCCACACGTGTGGAAGCAGCATGCGCTTCAGGAGGACTGGCTTTAAGGCAGGCGATCTGTGCGGTAGCTTCAGGAATGGACGACATCGTCATTGCCGCAGGCGTGGAGAAAATGACAGATGTGCCAGCATCCAAAGCATCATCAGCTCTGGCTGCAGCAGCTGACAGGGAATGGGAAGGCATCATGGGAGCAACATTCCCTGGCCTCTATGCCATGATAGCAAGGCTGCACATGCACAGGTATGGCACTACAAGCGAACAGCTTGCAGAGGTTGCCGTCAAGAACCACTTTAACGGCCAGTTCAACCCCATAGCACAGTACAGGAACACGATCACAGTGGATGCAGTGCTGAATTCCATCATGGTGGCAGACCCTCTGCGCATCTTTGACTGCTCGCCCATTACCGACGGCGCATCGGCCGTGATACTGGCACCTGCCGATATTGCACACGAATACACTGACACCCCGATATATGTAAAGGGAACAGGGCAGGCAAGCGATACCATTGCGCTCCATGACCGCAGGGACATCACGACACTGGAAGCCTCTGTGGTTGCAGGCAGGCGCGCTTATGAGATGGCAGGACTGGGACCCAAGGATATCGACCTTGTAGAGGTGCATGACTGTTTCACCATTGCTGAGATATGTGCCATCGAAGACCTTGGCTTTGCAAAGAAAGGTGAGGGCGGAAAAGTGACACAGCAAGGCGAGACCGCTATTGGGGCCAGGATACCTGTTAACACTTCCGGAGGACTCAAAGCCTGCGGACACCCTGTGGGTGCAACAGGCATTAAGCAGGCAGTTGAAATCGTTCAGCAGCTGCGCGGGGAAGCAGGCAAGCGCCAGGTTGATGGTGCAGAGATCGGAATGACCCACAATGTGGGTGGCTCCGGTGCAACTGCTGTCGTACACATATTCTCAAGGAACAGGTGA
- a CDS encoding adenylate cyclase — MIEIEVKARAGHRQVKDALQNMGARSIGVEKQSDTYYNAPHRDFAITDEALRIRCVNGASVLTYKGKKLDTASKTREEFETAVEGDAARSILLSLGFTQSGHVRKSREIYRYHDFIICLDTVETLGEFVEVELMADDDHSSNLEFHSKRIFDFLEKIGIHESKSIRTSYLEMMLEN; from the coding sequence ATGATAGAGATAGAGGTCAAGGCCCGTGCCGGCCACCGGCAGGTAAAGGACGCACTTCAGAATATGGGTGCACGTTCCATAGGTGTCGAGAAACAATCCGACACCTACTACAACGCCCCGCACAGGGACTTTGCAATAACTGACGAAGCTTTGAGGATACGCTGTGTTAACGGTGCGTCCGTGCTTACCTATAAAGGTAAGAAACTGGACACCGCATCCAAGACCCGCGAGGAATTCGAGACTGCCGTTGAAGGTGATGCAGCCCGTAGCATCCTTCTTTCTCTTGGGTTCACACAATCAGGGCATGTCCGCAAGTCCAGGGAGATTTACAGGTATCATGATTTCATCATATGTCTTGACACAGTAGAGACACTTGGAGAATTCGTAGAGGTAGAACTAATGGCTGACGATGATCATAGTTCGAACCTGGAGTTTCATAGTAAGCGCATTTTTGACTTTTTAGAAAAGATAGGCATTCACGAGAGCAAATCCATCAGGACATCATATCTTGAGATGATGCTTGAAAATTAG
- the metG gene encoding methionyl-tRNA synthetase, producing MSNPSDKAVLVTCGLPYANGKAHVGHLRTYIPADIYVRSLKKSGREAVFVCGSDTHGTPIVVNAEEMGIKPKELVQKYHTHFDEIFKKMGVMFDAFGTTDDPENHNRTLDIVNRLIDKGYVYPKTIEIAYCPKCDRFLPDRYVQGVCPNCGKEARGDECDQGCGKHLEPGELKEPLCITCKGPAEYRKQEHFFFRLSDFRDFLLEHLDKLGGTLNAKNYATGWVKQELTDWCITRNLEWGVRFPGHDDLVVYVWVDAPIGYMAFTEQWAKASNGDWEKFWKGDCPIVHFIGGDIIYHHCIFWPAMLKGADYSQPSAVVASGMVKIEDRKFSKSRGYVVWVEEDYLDHGFHPDLLRYYLASYTSHTKEVNFSWKIFQDKINTELVGVFGNFLYRNLLFAYKNFGEIPAGDIDQETMEQIKLTIDEVSRATDEYEFKKAVDTAMALASYGNSYFQSNEPWKLIKEDRDACGKVIRNCVQIAKALILLFEPVLPGRMEEAWTQIGMETDVHTATYDEATVPVKAGTVLKMPEILFTKVEDDRITEMDKILSQRVKVAMAKESGKTETIAEYKAPIDYDDFAKLDIRVGKIISAEKIKKSNKLLRVMIDIGDESPRQVVAGLAEYYKPEDMIGKTVNVLVNLKPVKLCGVESQGMILAAELGENVALLTTDKEMGPGSCIR from the coding sequence ATGTCAAATCCTTCTGATAAAGCCGTGCTTGTCACATGCGGGCTCCCATACGCGAACGGGAAGGCTCATGTGGGGCACCTGCGAACATACATCCCTGCAGATATCTACGTGAGGTCCCTTAAGAAAAGCGGGAGGGAAGCTGTCTTCGTATGCGGCTCCGATACCCATGGTACACCTATTGTCGTGAATGCCGAAGAGATGGGCATCAAGCCAAAAGAGCTGGTGCAGAAATACCATACGCATTTCGATGAGATATTCAAAAAAATGGGTGTCATGTTCGATGCTTTTGGCACTACTGACGACCCCGAGAATCACAACCGGACACTGGACATTGTGAACAGGCTGATCGATAAGGGATATGTATATCCGAAGACCATTGAGATAGCTTACTGTCCCAAGTGTGATCGTTTCCTGCCTGACAGGTATGTGCAGGGCGTCTGCCCCAATTGTGGCAAGGAGGCCCGTGGAGATGAGTGTGACCAGGGATGCGGCAAGCACCTTGAACCGGGAGAGCTCAAGGAGCCTTTATGCATCACCTGTAAAGGTCCTGCAGAATACAGGAAGCAGGAGCACTTCTTCTTCAGGCTTTCCGATTTCAGGGATTTCCTGCTCGAACATCTGGATAAACTGGGAGGGACGTTAAATGCGAAGAACTACGCCACCGGCTGGGTAAAGCAGGAGTTAACCGACTGGTGCATCACCAGGAATCTCGAATGGGGTGTCAGGTTCCCCGGACACGATGACCTGGTGGTCTACGTATGGGTAGATGCTCCGATCGGATACATGGCATTCACAGAGCAGTGGGCAAAGGCCAGCAATGGGGACTGGGAGAAGTTCTGGAAAGGAGACTGCCCCATAGTGCATTTCATCGGCGGGGATATCATTTACCACCACTGCATCTTCTGGCCTGCTATGCTGAAAGGTGCTGACTATAGCCAGCCTTCTGCCGTTGTGGCATCAGGCATGGTCAAGATAGAGGACAGGAAGTTCTCAAAGAGCCGTGGATATGTGGTGTGGGTGGAAGAGGATTACCTTGACCATGGCTTCCATCCGGACCTTCTGAGATATTACCTTGCAAGCTACACATCCCATACCAAAGAGGTCAACTTCTCATGGAAGATCTTCCAGGATAAGATAAACACCGAACTTGTGGGTGTTTTCGGCAATTTCCTTTACAGGAACCTTCTTTTTGCATACAAGAACTTCGGGGAAATCCCTGCGGGAGATATCGACCAGGAAACAATGGAGCAGATTAAGCTCACTATCGACGAGGTCTCCAGGGCAACGGATGAATACGAGTTCAAAAAGGCTGTTGACACTGCAATGGCACTGGCGTCATATGGTAATTCCTACTTCCAGTCCAACGAGCCCTGGAAGCTCATTAAAGAGGACCGTGATGCATGTGGAAAGGTCATCAGGAACTGCGTGCAGATAGCAAAAGCGCTCATACTGCTCTTTGAACCGGTGCTCCCTGGCAGGATGGAAGAGGCCTGGACACAGATAGGCATGGAGACGGACGTGCACACTGCAACTTATGATGAGGCGACCGTCCCTGTGAAAGCCGGTACTGTACTGAAGATGCCGGAGATCCTTTTCACCAAGGTCGAGGATGACCGGATAACAGAGATGGACAAAATCCTCTCACAGCGCGTAAAGGTGGCCATGGCAAAGGAGTCAGGCAAAACTGAAACCATTGCAGAGTATAAAGCACCCATCGATTACGATGATTTTGCTAAACTGGATATCAGGGTAGGGAAGATCATCTCTGCGGAAAAGATAAAGAAATCCAACAAGCTCCTGCGTGTTATGATCGACATCGGTGACGAATCTCCAAGACAGGTCGTTGCAGGCCTTGCCGAGTATTACAAGCCCGAAGATATGATTGGAAAGACAGTTAATGTGCTTGTCAATCTCAAACCCGTGAAACTATGTGGTGTTGAATCTCAGGGAATGATCCTTGCAGCGGAACTAGGAGAAAATGTTGCTCTGCTGACAACGGATAAGGAAATGGGCCCGGGGTCCTGTATAAGATAG
- a CDS encoding signal peptide peptidase A, with protein MSEKDPDGIDSSSDDVEYHTYPYSYEDTKEEDGNQQKASVSHVDSSIEDATIVAEPQIQAGSGQMDNSGRYEEKKVFSEDLYTGQAPPVKKKSRKWQYIAIVGVLLLIIGSSFALMHQALSGELYTSNDKVAVIYVQGTLLTSSIPGGLGYATSEDISANIRKATNDKAVKAIVLRINSPGGSSTAGEEIYTEVKRASESGIPVVVSMGDVAASAAYHLSAPADLIIANPSTMTGSIGTIWTFQNSSGYYDQEGVEIYVAKSGEFKDMGGSWRGLSDDEKEYANEVVLEVYGHFIQDVADSRRMSLEDVKDLADGRIYTGQKAKELGLVDELGNLYYAINRASELGGIQGEPVVVYMNKPTLSSLLFGSESDTSAVDQFLRYYDESPYGQIT; from the coding sequence ATGAGTGAAAAAGATCCTGATGGCATTGACAGTTCTTCGGATGATGTTGAATATCACACTTATCCTTATTCTTACGAGGATACTAAAGAAGAAGATGGGAACCAGCAAAAAGCTTCTGTATCCCATGTTGACAGTTCTATAGAAGACGCTACTATCGTGGCAGAACCTCAAATACAGGCAGGGTCCGGGCAAATGGACAATTCAGGAAGATATGAGGAGAAAAAAGTATTCTCAGAAGATCTCTACACCGGCCAGGCGCCGCCTGTTAAGAAGAAAAGCCGCAAATGGCAATATATTGCTATCGTTGGTGTGCTTTTACTTATCATCGGGTCAAGCTTTGCCCTGATGCACCAGGCACTCAGCGGCGAACTCTACACCTCAAACGACAAAGTTGCAGTCATCTATGTACAGGGAACACTGCTTACAAGCAGCATACCAGGCGGACTTGGATACGCAACTTCAGAGGATATTTCAGCCAATATAAGAAAAGCCACAAATGATAAAGCCGTAAAAGCCATAGTTCTGCGCATCAACAGTCCGGGCGGTTCCTCAACAGCTGGTGAGGAGATATATACAGAAGTCAAAAGAGCCAGTGAAAGTGGAATACCCGTGGTTGTGTCAATGGGGGATGTCGCAGCCAGTGCGGCCTATCACTTGTCAGCGCCTGCAGACCTGATAATCGCCAATCCTTCCACCATGACCGGAAGCATCGGTACTATATGGACATTCCAGAACAGTTCTGGTTATTATGATCAGGAAGGGGTTGAGATCTACGTGGCAAAATCCGGCGAGTTCAAAGACATGGGCGGCTCCTGGCGAGGGCTCTCGGACGATGAAAAGGAGTATGCTAACGAGGTGGTCCTGGAAGTATACGGACATTTCATACAGGATGTGGCAGACAGCAGGCGCATGAGTCTTGAAGATGTTAAAGACCTTGCAGATGGCAGGATATACACAGGACAGAAAGCAAAGGAACTGGGCCTGGTGGATGAGCTGGGCAATCTTTATTACGCTATTAACAGGGCTTCTGAGCTTGGAGGTATACAGGGTGAGCCGGTGGTTGTTTACATGAACAAGCCAACCCTTTCAAGCCTGCTCTTTGGCTCCGAGTCGGATACATCGGCAGTTGACCAGTTCCTGCGCTATTATGATGAAAGTCCTTACGGACAGATAACCTGA